In one Pseudomonas sp. SCA2728.1_7 genomic region, the following are encoded:
- a CDS encoding flagellar hook-associated protein 3 produces MRISTAQYYGTQASDYQRNFNKAVATASEASSLQRITNASDDPIGAGRLLQLGQQAAMLDQYKTNVDTTKNSLNVQESTLDSITTALARAKELALAANTGTRTDKDRQAYAAELSQIQQQVLGLMNSKDANGNYMFSGSKTDTAPYSQNADGTYTYNGDQTTINLGIGDGMTVGTNTTGWDAFQQTINTGRTSTNMTAPAVDDGRVVLSSGTVGNVATYNSKFSGGQPYTVSFVSSTQLQITDALGNDVTAEASQNGAIVNTTGTNQTVSFRGVDLKLNINLKAGDTNPDAVIAGHSFQLSTQPDSFTTARSPGNPSTAVITGSTITDQSAYTNAFPQGGAVLKFTSATAFDLYAAPVTADSKPVSSGTVAGGNATAAGVTFALGNTPAAGDQFSIQPNNHQTQNVLDTLGQMITALNMPIDGDDVAKQKFQGVMESGLGNIDAATNQIGASVTTIGARGQALEMQTATNQSLSTANTTTQGSIRDSDPAEVMTRLTLQQTMLQAAQLAFSKISQLGLFNKI; encoded by the coding sequence ATGCGCATTTCCACCGCCCAGTATTACGGCACGCAAGCGTCGGACTATCAACGTAACTTCAACAAGGCTGTGGCTACCGCCAGCGAGGCGAGCAGTCTGCAGCGCATCACCAACGCCTCCGATGATCCGATCGGCGCCGGTCGGTTGCTGCAACTGGGCCAACAGGCGGCGATGCTGGATCAGTACAAGACCAACGTCGACACCACCAAGAATTCGTTGAATGTGCAGGAGTCCACGCTGGATTCCATCACCACCGCACTAGCGCGTGCCAAGGAACTCGCCCTGGCCGCCAACACCGGCACGCGTACCGACAAGGATCGCCAGGCTTACGCTGCGGAACTGAGTCAGATCCAGCAACAAGTGCTGGGCCTGATGAACTCCAAGGATGCCAACGGCAACTACATGTTCTCCGGTTCGAAGACCGATACCGCGCCGTACTCGCAGAATGCCGACGGCACTTACACCTACAACGGTGACCAGACCACGATCAACCTGGGCATCGGCGACGGTATGACGGTCGGTACCAACACCACCGGTTGGGATGCCTTTCAGCAGACCATCAACACCGGCCGCACCAGCACCAACATGACGGCTCCGGCAGTGGATGACGGCCGTGTCGTGCTGTCCAGCGGTACCGTTGGCAATGTTGCCACGTACAACTCCAAGTTCTCCGGTGGTCAGCCGTACACCGTCAGCTTCGTCAGCAGCACCCAGCTGCAAATTACCGACGCGCTGGGTAACGACGTGACGGCCGAAGCCAGCCAGAATGGCGCGATCGTCAACACCACCGGCACCAACCAGACGGTCAGTTTCCGTGGTGTCGACCTGAAGCTGAACATCAACCTGAAAGCGGGTGACACCAACCCGGACGCGGTCATTGCCGGACACAGCTTCCAGTTGTCGACCCAGCCGGATTCGTTCACCACCGCGCGCAGCCCGGGTAACCCGTCTACTGCGGTGATTACCGGTTCGACCATCACCGACCAGTCGGCCTATACAAACGCCTTCCCGCAAGGCGGCGCGGTGCTCAAGTTCACCAGCGCCACGGCGTTCGATCTGTATGCGGCGCCAGTCACTGCGGACAGCAAACCCGTGTCGTCCGGCACCGTGGCTGGCGGCAACGCGACCGCTGCGGGCGTGACTTTCGCGCTGGGCAACACGCCGGCCGCTGGCGATCAGTTCTCGATCCAGCCGAACAATCACCAGACCCAGAACGTGCTCGACACGCTGGGCCAGATGATTACGGCGTTGAATATGCCGATCGACGGTGATGATGTTGCCAAGCAGAAGTTTCAGGGGGTCATGGAGTCGGGTCTCGGCAACATCGACGCCGCCACCAACCAGATTGGCGCTTCTGTCACCACCATTGGTGCCCGTGGCCAGGCGCTGGAGATGCAAACCGCGACCAACCAGAGCCTGAGCACGGCGAACACCACGACCCAAGGCTCGATCCGTGATTCGGATCCCGCCGAAGTCATGACCCGCCTGACCCTGCAGCAGACCATGCTGCAAGCCGCGCAGTTGGCGTTCAGCAAGATCAGCCAGTTGGGTCTGTTCAACAAGATCTGA